The following are encoded together in the Echinicola jeungdonensis genome:
- a CDS encoding haloacid dehalogenase type II: MKTTLAFDVHGTLVDATKVLEPLSEFLGEAAPQVFDTWKYKQREYAFRRRLMERYVNFSVCTQQALDYACMHHQVNLTDEEKNQVMEFSKSLPAFPEVREALLALRNMGFRMFALSNGPLHEVKDLLKQADLASIFKEIFSVEKTKTFKPDPAVYEYFLRHSHTGHKYTWFISGNSFDVIGAKNVNLKAIWIQRSQKTVMDPWGVEPDKTVKNLQEVVEFFKENRMK, encoded by the coding sequence ATGAAAACTACTTTAGCGTTTGATGTGCATGGAACTTTGGTGGATGCCACTAAAGTGCTAGAGCCATTGTCTGAATTTTTAGGTGAAGCTGCGCCACAAGTTTTTGATACCTGGAAATACAAACAAAGAGAATATGCTTTTCGGAGGAGGTTGATGGAAAGATATGTTAATTTTTCAGTCTGTACCCAACAAGCCTTGGATTATGCCTGCATGCATCACCAAGTAAACTTAACTGATGAAGAGAAAAATCAAGTTATGGAATTCAGCAAATCCCTTCCTGCCTTCCCAGAAGTGAGGGAGGCATTGTTGGCCTTAAGAAATATGGGCTTCCGAATGTTTGCCCTTTCCAATGGGCCTCTTCATGAGGTGAAAGATTTACTAAAACAAGCTGATTTGGCTTCAATTTTTAAAGAAATATTTAGTGTGGAAAAAACCAAAACTTTTAAACCGGATCCAGCCGTTTATGAATATTTCCTCAGGCACAGTCATACCGGACACAAATATACCTGGTTTATCTCCGGGAATTCCTTTGATGTAATTGGAGCCAAAAATGTAAACCTTAAAGCCATTTGGATACAGCGCTCACAAAAAACAGTAATGGATCCCTGGGGGGTAGAACCGGATAAAACCGTAAAAAATCTACAAGAGGTGGTGGAGTTTTTTAAAGAAAATAGAATGAAATAA
- a CDS encoding phosphoenolpyruvate carboxylase has translation MHNNYQTEVAKRFTIYNSLFLDLPFDNIYRTGTLLPILTTSCQKGFENKKTPKEIIDQFFDDLMPSTNVKERQSLLFQFVQYVERQVVLFDSIEDAAFEKINDVKGKGSMNALISRAESDKKKEALIEKLKTFSIRLTLTAHPTQFYPGNVLAIITDLESAIRNNDLGNIDLLLRQLGKTAFINKEKPSPYDEAVSLCWFLENVFYKSIPDILVRVLRKLDIPLNEWDNPNLLRVGFWPGGDRDGNPYVTHDITESVASKLQETILKCLYRDLRKVRRRLTFKKVEPLMIEAEKGIYNTLYGGKKVFRSKEDLLKVLEEVREMINKHHEGLFVDLLDEFILKVKVFGFYFASMDMRQDSRKHEALWKEIIQVLEGPEGLKKYEAASEDEKIEKILSIKELPNTSDLNDEFHQEMLKSIASIKDVQKNNGEEGLHRYIISNSQSALHILQVYQLNKLILGKEGDLKLDIVPLFETIDDLAAAPGIMQQLYKNDIYKAHLKSRKGKQSIMLGFSDGTKDGGYIRANWSILRAKEELTKVSRNNEVSVVFFDGRGGPPARGGGNMHNFYASLGDQVENEEIQVTIQGQTISANYGKQVSCTYNLEQLLSAGLENHLYPSVENRLTDEQRELIDEMADISYQSYKEFKSHPQFVPYLEKVTPLKFFGKTNIGSRPLKRSKGEGMKFEDLRAIPFVGSWAQMKQNIPGFYGVGKAIEEMEKKGKIEQVKKLYNDSLFFKSLLGNSMQSLAKSFYPSTAYLKDSDSYGDFWNLMYEEYKRSYDKILEISNLNELLSDNSVSKESIEIREKIVLPLITIQQYAIQTMLENGKEDAVLQNLILRTMFGIINAARNAA, from the coding sequence ATGCATAATAATTACCAAACCGAGGTAGCTAAGAGATTTACCATTTATAACAGTTTATTTCTTGATTTGCCTTTTGACAATATTTACAGGACTGGGACATTGCTTCCCATTTTAACCACTTCTTGTCAAAAGGGATTTGAAAACAAAAAGACTCCTAAGGAAATCATCGATCAATTTTTTGATGATTTAATGCCTTCCACAAACGTCAAAGAAAGGCAAAGTCTGCTATTCCAATTTGTGCAGTATGTGGAAAGACAAGTGGTACTATTCGATTCTATCGAGGATGCGGCATTTGAAAAAATCAATGATGTTAAGGGAAAAGGTTCAATGAATGCCCTTATTTCCCGGGCAGAAAGTGATAAAAAGAAAGAAGCCTTGATAGAAAAACTCAAGACTTTTTCTATCAGGTTAACCCTTACCGCACACCCCACTCAGTTTTATCCTGGTAACGTTTTAGCCATCATTACCGACCTTGAAAGTGCCATCAGAAACAATGATCTGGGAAATATTGATTTATTGTTGAGGCAATTGGGCAAAACTGCTTTTATCAATAAAGAAAAACCATCTCCCTATGATGAGGCAGTAAGCCTGTGTTGGTTCTTGGAAAACGTATTTTACAAAAGCATTCCGGATATTCTGGTTCGGGTTTTGAGAAAGCTAGACATACCATTAAATGAATGGGATAACCCCAACTTATTACGGGTTGGATTCTGGCCAGGTGGAGATAGGGATGGTAACCCATATGTGACCCATGATATCACTGAAAGTGTAGCTAGTAAATTACAGGAGACCATTTTAAAATGCCTATATAGAGACCTTAGAAAAGTAAGAAGAAGACTTACTTTTAAGAAAGTGGAGCCATTGATGATTGAGGCAGAAAAAGGTATTTATAATACCCTTTACGGTGGCAAAAAAGTTTTCCGGTCAAAAGAAGACCTTTTGAAGGTATTGGAAGAGGTCAGGGAAATGATCAACAAACACCACGAGGGTCTTTTTGTTGACTTGTTGGATGAATTTATCCTTAAAGTTAAAGTTTTTGGTTTTTACTTTGCCAGCATGGACATGCGGCAGGACAGCCGGAAACATGAAGCCCTTTGGAAGGAAATTATTCAGGTTTTGGAAGGTCCTGAAGGCCTGAAAAAGTATGAAGCTGCATCCGAAGATGAAAAAATAGAAAAAATTCTTTCCATCAAAGAGTTGCCTAATACAAGTGACCTTAATGATGAATTCCATCAGGAAATGCTGAAAAGTATTGCTTCCATTAAGGATGTTCAGAAAAATAATGGGGAAGAAGGGCTTCACCGTTATATAATTTCTAACTCCCAATCTGCTCTTCATATCCTGCAAGTGTACCAATTGAACAAATTGATATTGGGCAAAGAGGGGGATTTGAAGTTGGACATTGTTCCATTGTTTGAAACTATTGATGATTTGGCTGCAGCACCTGGAATTATGCAACAGCTGTATAAAAATGATATTTACAAGGCACACCTTAAATCCAGAAAGGGTAAGCAAAGTATCATGTTGGGCTTCTCCGATGGAACCAAGGATGGCGGATATATCAGAGCCAATTGGTCCATCCTAAGAGCCAAAGAAGAGTTGACCAAAGTTTCCCGGAACAATGAAGTAAGCGTGGTCTTCTTTGATGGTAGGGGAGGACCTCCAGCAAGGGGAGGTGGAAATATGCATAACTTCTATGCATCACTAGGTGACCAAGTGGAAAATGAAGAAATCCAAGTTACCATTCAGGGGCAGACTATTTCTGCTAATTATGGTAAACAAGTTTCTTGTACATACAACCTTGAACAGCTTTTGAGTGCTGGGTTGGAAAACCATCTTTACCCAAGTGTTGAAAACCGGTTAACGGATGAACAGCGGGAATTAATTGATGAAATGGCTGATATTAGTTATCAATCGTATAAAGAATTCAAGAGTCATCCTCAATTTGTTCCGTATCTTGAAAAAGTAACACCTCTTAAATTCTTTGGGAAAACCAATATTGGTTCACGACCACTTAAAAGAAGTAAAGGCGAAGGGATGAAATTTGAGGATCTCAGGGCCATTCCTTTTGTAGGATCCTGGGCTCAAATGAAACAAAATATCCCTGGTTTTTATGGGGTAGGAAAAGCCATCGAAGAGATGGAGAAGAAAGGTAAAATAGAACAGGTGAAAAAACTGTATAATGATTCCTTGTTCTTTAAATCACTTTTGGGAAATTCCATGCAATCGCTGGCAAAGTCCTTTTACCCATCAACTGCATATTTGAAGGATAGTGATTCATACGGAGATTTCTGGAACTTAATGTATGAGGAATATAAAAGGTCTTACGACAAGATTTTAGAAATTTCAAACCTAAATGAATTGCTTTCTGATAATAGCGTGAGCAAAGAATCCATAGAAATCCGTGAGAAAATCGTATTGCCATTAATTACCATTCAGCAATATGCCATCCAAACCATGTTGGAAAATGGTAAAGAGGATGCAGTACTTCAAAATTTGATTTTGAGAACTATGTTTGGAATTATCAATGCAGCAAGAAACGCAGCCTAA
- a CDS encoding Dps family protein, with protein MDLIAERIRVFGMTPFSLIREYLENAEIKEVGTDVPSDEMVKEVLRDFEILAENMNECAERVADLGDSATEDMLIAMIKSIELHHWMLTSFLK; from the coding sequence ATAGATTTAATTGCAGAAAGAATCCGGGTATTTGGTATGACTCCCTTCAGCCTAATCAGGGAGTACCTGGAAAATGCAGAAATTAAGGAGGTTGGCACTGATGTGCCATCTGATGAAATGGTAAAAGAAGTGCTTAGGGACTTTGAAATCTTGGCAGAAAACATGAATGAATGTGCAGAAAGGGTTGCCGACTTAGGTGATTCTGCCACAGAGGATATGTTAATTGCTATGATAAAAAGTATCGAGTTGCATCATTGGATGTTAACTTCATTTCTTAAGTAA
- a CDS encoding o-succinylbenzoate synthase, translating to MPNALQLKADYKKYTLDFKFDAGTSRGVLKTKDSYFIKVYRPEYPNVIGTGEAGPLPKLSMDDLPQIEEVLKDYIEKFSQQRIQWSEKGILEFARAFFDDQHPSIRFAFETALLDLYNGGQKKILENDFYQNNSPIPINGLIWMGDYGFMESQIEKKLSDGFSCIKMKIGAIHFEREFELLEKIRKRFTADDITLRVDANGAFPVEEAMGKLEKLAELDLHSIEQPIKAGQWKEMGHLCQKSPVPIALDEELIGVTTLEKRKQLLDNIHPPYIILKPTLLGGIGDTREWISLAEERGIGWWMTSALESNIGLNSIAQLTSSFQTKMPQGLGTGQLYHNNIPSPLKISKGEIFYDKNTQWGDWQ from the coding sequence ATGCCAAATGCATTGCAATTAAAGGCCGATTATAAAAAATATACTCTGGATTTTAAATTTGATGCCGGAACTTCCAGGGGGGTGTTAAAAACCAAAGATTCTTATTTTATCAAGGTTTATAGGCCAGAATACCCCAATGTTATAGGTACCGGTGAGGCAGGACCCCTTCCTAAGCTTAGTATGGACGATTTGCCTCAGATTGAGGAAGTATTAAAGGATTATATAGAAAAATTTTCCCAACAAAGGATCCAATGGTCAGAAAAGGGAATTCTTGAATTTGCCAGGGCTTTTTTTGATGATCAACATCCAAGCATAAGGTTTGCTTTTGAAACAGCTCTTTTGGATTTATATAATGGGGGACAAAAAAAGATTCTTGAAAATGATTTTTACCAAAACAATAGCCCTATTCCGATAAATGGGTTGATTTGGATGGGAGATTATGGCTTTATGGAATCTCAAATAGAAAAAAAACTTTCTGATGGGTTTAGCTGCATCAAAATGAAAATTGGAGCCATTCATTTTGAAAGGGAGTTTGAATTATTGGAAAAAATAAGGAAAAGATTTACTGCGGATGATATTACCCTTAGGGTGGATGCCAATGGTGCATTTCCTGTGGAAGAGGCTATGGGTAAACTGGAAAAACTTGCTGAACTGGATTTACATAGTATTGAACAGCCTATTAAAGCTGGCCAGTGGAAAGAAATGGGACATCTTTGTCAAAAAAGCCCGGTTCCCATTGCCTTGGATGAAGAACTCATTGGGGTTACCACCTTGGAAAAGAGGAAGCAACTTTTGGACAACATCCATCCCCCTTATATCATTTTAAAGCCTACTTTATTGGGGGGAATTGGCGATACCCGGGAATGGATATCCCTTGCTGAGGAAAGAGGAATTGGCTGGTGGATGACTTCAGCACTGGAAAGCAATATTGGCCTCAATTCCATTGCGCAATTGACCTCCAGTTTCCAAACCAAAATGCCTCAAGGGCTTGGAACAGGTCAACTATACCACAATAATATTCCTTCCCCATTGAAGATTTCCAAGGGTGAAATTTTTTATGATAAAAATACCCAATGGGGAGATTGGCAATAA
- a CDS encoding cold-shock protein produces MNTGKVKFFNESKGFGFIIDDESSKEYFVHISGLVDEIKEDDDVTFDLKEGRKGLNAVNVKLA; encoded by the coding sequence ATGAACACAGGAAAAGTAAAATTTTTTAATGAATCTAAAGGATTCGGTTTCATTATTGACGATGAGTCTTCAAAAGAGTATTTCGTTCACATCTCCGGTTTGGTAGATGAAATTAAGGAAGACGACGATGTAACTTTCGACCTTAAAGAAGGAAGGAAAGGACTTAATGCAGTGAATGTAAAGTTGGCCTAA
- a CDS encoding LytR/AlgR family response regulator transcription factor, with the protein MKRDKNETNRDNNFSTREDLLIKDALFVRDKGCLKKIKFKDILWLKGDGNYTTLVAKGKVYSLRNILKEFEAILPHDEFVRIHKSYLVRIDKIDTISPKEVTVVNQKVPVGRTYYQKLIHGINKLGAGA; encoded by the coding sequence ATGAAAAGGGACAAAAATGAAACTAATCGGGATAACAATTTTTCAACAAGGGAAGACCTGTTGATCAAGGATGCATTGTTTGTTCGGGATAAAGGATGTTTGAAAAAAATAAAATTCAAGGATATTTTATGGTTAAAAGGGGATGGAAATTATACCACTTTGGTAGCCAAAGGAAAGGTTTATTCCCTAAGAAACATTCTCAAAGAATTTGAAGCAATTTTACCTCATGATGAATTTGTAAGGATTCATAAATCATACTTGGTCAGGATAGATAAAATTGACACCATATCACCCAAAGAAGTCACAGTAGTCAATCAAAAGGTTCCTGTAGGTCGAACTTATTACCAAAAACTTATCCATGGGATCAATAAATTAGGAGCAGGTGCTTGA
- a CDS encoding lactonase family protein, producing the protein MKTNNLLLSGFLQGLMQIPIITGILLNFFSCQNPDSDNQDRLKSNLKFWVGTYTSQSDQGIHLIELNPKTNDFDSLLLQNGINNPSFVISNQDQSLLFSVQESGGDIGGSVCSFHFDGDSLKLHPINSVSTLGSGPCYISLSPDEKYLLAANYRSGDLAVIPVLEDGTLGEALQKFKHKGNSINPNRQEKPHVHSIVFHPDGKRFLVGDLGTDRIYCYETTMEENSPFKAATPPYYEVKAGSGPRHLVFNHTGNKFYLIHELTAEVGLYSYVEKEDKIEIEHLATYPLAEDDFSGEVSGAEIKISNDGKYLYASNRGEANQIIVFEIDQKSGKLNKIQTVSSEGQTPRNFTLSRDGNYLLVGNQNSNEIVLMDRNRKTGKIQDTKVRFPIHKPVYFYEIENK; encoded by the coding sequence ATGAAAACCAATAACCTTCTACTTTCAGGCTTTCTTCAGGGCCTAATGCAAATCCCAATAATTACGGGAATTTTATTAAACTTCTTTTCCTGCCAAAACCCGGACTCAGATAATCAGGACAGATTGAAATCTAACCTAAAATTTTGGGTAGGAACCTATACCTCTCAGTCGGACCAAGGGATTCATTTAATAGAGTTAAACCCGAAAACAAATGATTTTGACTCATTATTGCTACAAAATGGCATCAACAACCCCTCCTTTGTGATCAGTAACCAGGATCAAAGTTTACTTTTTTCGGTCCAGGAATCTGGAGGAGATATTGGAGGGAGCGTTTGTAGTTTTCATTTTGATGGGGACAGTTTAAAATTGCACCCCATTAATTCAGTTAGCACTTTGGGAAGTGGACCCTGCTATATTTCCCTTTCCCCAGATGAAAAGTATCTTTTGGCAGCAAATTACAGAAGTGGTGATTTGGCAGTAATTCCGGTTTTGGAAGATGGAACCTTAGGTGAAGCCCTTCAAAAATTCAAACATAAAGGCAATAGTATCAACCCTAACAGACAGGAAAAGCCCCATGTTCATAGTATTGTTTTCCATCCTGATGGAAAAAGGTTTCTTGTAGGAGACCTGGGTACAGATAGGATATATTGCTATGAAACCACAATGGAAGAAAACAGTCCTTTCAAAGCTGCAACCCCTCCCTACTATGAGGTTAAAGCTGGGTCAGGCCCAAGACATTTAGTATTTAACCATACTGGAAATAAATTTTACCTAATTCATGAATTGACTGCAGAGGTGGGGTTATATAGTTATGTAGAAAAAGAAGACAAAATTGAAATCGAGCATTTGGCTACTTATCCCCTTGCGGAAGATGACTTCTCGGGTGAAGTAAGTGGGGCAGAAATTAAAATTTCAAATGATGGAAAATACTTATATGCCTCCAACCGTGGAGAAGCCAATCAAATCATTGTATTCGAAATTGATCAGAAATCTGGAAAGCTAAATAAAATCCAAACTGTCTCCTCTGAAGGACAAACCCCAAGAAATTTCACGCTTAGCAGAGATGGTAATTACCTATTAGTAGGCAATCAAAATTCAAACGAAATTGTATTGATGGATAGGAACCGAAAAACAGGAAAAATTCAGGACACCAAGGTTCGTTTCCCAATTCATAAACCTGTTTATTTTTATGAGATTGAAAATAAATGA
- a CDS encoding S-adenosylmethionine:tRNA ribosyltransferase-isomerase, whose product MIEKPNIKLSDYQYDLPDEKIARFPLQKRDNSKLLHFKAGNINHFHFYDLPGLIPEDTLMVFNNTKVIPARLIFQRESGAKIEIFLLNPVSPTTEINKIMISTQPVSWETMIGNLKKWKDGEILRGEAIIQGKQISVQAELLDRTNRKVKFDWGNTDIPFASIVEASGEVPLPPYLHRKVTEEDKPRYQTVYSKKEGAVAAPTAGLHFTDEVLKNLDRKGIKTDYLTLHVGAGTFQPIKDEEVTNHPMHSEQLVIKRENLEKLLEQNGKIVAVGTTSMRSLESIFWYGVKLINNKGKDFFIPKLFPYENHAKLPDLKDSIKAILQFMKEENKEEITGSTEIFIMPGYNFRVCDGLLTNFHQPGSTLILLVAAFTKGQWKSIYQEALAQRYRFLSYGDSSLLWK is encoded by the coding sequence ATGATTGAAAAACCCAATATCAAGCTCTCTGATTACCAGTATGATTTACCTGATGAAAAAATTGCCAGGTTTCCTTTGCAGAAACGGGATAATTCCAAATTGCTACATTTTAAAGCTGGTAACATCAATCACTTTCATTTTTATGATCTACCTGGCCTAATACCTGAAGATACCCTGATGGTATTTAACAATACCAAAGTAATACCGGCCAGATTAATTTTTCAAAGGGAATCCGGGGCCAAGATTGAAATCTTCTTATTAAATCCCGTATCCCCAACTACTGAAATCAATAAAATAATGATTTCCACTCAGCCGGTGTCCTGGGAAACAATGATCGGAAATCTCAAAAAATGGAAAGATGGTGAAATCCTCAGAGGGGAAGCCATAATTCAAGGAAAACAAATTTCGGTCCAGGCAGAATTGTTGGATAGGACCAACAGGAAAGTAAAATTTGATTGGGGGAATACTGATATTCCCTTTGCCTCGATTGTAGAAGCAAGCGGAGAAGTCCCTTTACCTCCCTACCTCCACAGGAAAGTCACCGAAGAAGACAAGCCGCGCTACCAAACCGTCTATTCAAAAAAAGAAGGAGCAGTAGCGGCACCTACTGCAGGGCTTCATTTTACTGACGAGGTACTTAAAAACCTGGATAGAAAAGGCATAAAAACAGACTATCTTACCCTACATGTTGGTGCAGGAACCTTCCAACCTATCAAGGACGAGGAAGTTACCAACCACCCTATGCACAGCGAACAGCTAGTTATCAAAAGGGAAAATTTGGAAAAACTGTTGGAGCAAAATGGGAAAATAGTGGCTGTTGGTACTACTTCAATGCGGTCCCTGGAAAGTATTTTTTGGTATGGAGTAAAATTGATTAATAATAAGGGAAAGGATTTTTTTATCCCCAAACTATTCCCTTATGAAAACCACGCAAAATTGCCTGACCTAAAAGATAGCATCAAAGCCATACTTCAATTTATGAAGGAGGAAAACAAGGAAGAGATAACCGGAAGTACAGAAATATTTATCATGCCCGGTTACAATTTCAGGGTTTGTGATGGTTTGTTGACCAATTTCCACCAACCGGGCTCAACCCTAATTTTACTGGTGGCTGCTTTTACAAAAGGACAATGGAAGAGTATTTACCAAGAAGCGTTAGCTCAAAGGTATCGTTTTTTGAGTTACGGGGATAGTAGTTTACTATGGAAATAA